The sequence TGTCTCTTCCTTGGAGGAGCAGCATCGCCCGGACTCCGCTGCTCCTCCGTGCAGAGAGTCTgcggcagtgtgtgtgtgtacacagagAGTCTgcggcagtgtgtgtgtgtgtgtgtgtacacagtcTGCAGCGGTGCCGCCAAATGACCCGAGCAGTCTTGTAACACGGAGCTCGGTTCCTAAACCATGctaaatgtatgtgtgtgcataaaGCCGAGTCATAATTAAATCATTTACAGTGAGATTTACTCCCATACTTTTGGCAGCCCTACAAATGAATTTGATTAAGCATATACCCTCAACTTGCTGTTCTTCTGCTCAATTCCCTGTTTATATATGCCACCACTTATGGTTACATTAGATGTTTGCTGCTTGTTCGTTAATCCTCTCTGAAAAATGCTAGAGATTCTGAAATCTTTTCTTGTCCAGGTACCATCTCCTCCGAACATAATGCACAGGAAGCAAAAGAAAGGTCTTCTGGAAAGCTAGCCATTTTTATCCCAGAGAACTAAAACCCGTAGAAGTTGTAGCCGAACCCTGTACCAGGTGAGCATCGAGGGGTTTATTCTCTTTTCCAGGTTTGGCTGGTGTTGAATCGAAAACTGTCACCAGTTACCTTTATGGGATTCAGTCAATTTGAACAGATTGTTTTTTCTTGGGTCTCACCTTGAAGCTGCTCTTGATGACTCCATCTGGTTTTGATTTtagcatcttcttcttcttcctcctgctTGACAGCGGATTCACGACGCCCTTCAGTGTCTCGGGAACTGGAGAACGGCAGGGGGAAAGGATTCATTACAAATGATTGACATTTACCATGTACAATGtaaatgtactttttactttaattgagtatttctatttaaaGATGCAATACTTTGCGAGCAAATATATTATAAAGTGGTATTCTAAATATAGATTTCACTAAAACTGATATTTCAGgtgttattttgtgtgtgtctcttaCTGAGGTAGTCGGGCACGTTCCTCAGGTGGGGTTTGATCACAGCAGGATGGAGGTCTTTGTCGTGTCTGAGCAGCTGCAGGTCTCTGGGATTGTCCTCAAAATATGTCTGAGAGACAGCAGGGACACCAAATCACAACATGTCCTCACACTTCAACTCTCTCCTAAAAAACAGTGGCTATCACTCACCTTGAGTTTTTCTGAATTGAGCAGCTCCTGTTTGATCTCCTTCAGTCTGGCCTCCTTCACTGCCTGCTTTGTCACTGAACGCATGGCATCCTGCATACAAACACCAGAAACGTTCATCATCCAAACGCTAGTTTTTTTCGCCATGCTGGAGTTTTAATCCAAATAAATTGTTGATCCTGTTTGGCTTTGTTTGGTTAGTCACAGATATGAGGAGGATGCTCACCCTGCACCTGTACCTGAAGCCCTCAATCTCGTCCATCTTAAACTCATATGGTTTTAGAACACAATCAGACGTATctaaaaaacaaaatacatgtttCATTATTTAAAACTGGCCACATGACTAAAGGCTTAGACTCAAAGTGTATTAAAAGAAGTCCTGGTTACCTCCTGTGAGAGCGTCCTCCACCTCTGATAGCACACCCATCTCAGTGTGAGAGATGAAGGACAGAGCAGTGCCGGGGTTGTCTGCTCGGGCTGTTctacaaaaaacaataatacCAAATCAGGAATTGATAGTTATAGAACATAAATGGCTTATTCCTTTTAATAGGAAGAAGGTTCCCTCATGAATCATTGATCCTGAAGTGTGACTGAACTGAAACACTGCTCACCTCCCAACTCGATGAATGTATGATTCTACAGTCATGGGGAAATCAAAGTTGATGACATTTGAAAACATTCTGGAAGTCCACCCCTCTGGAGACTCCATACTCTTTGTCCTTCGCCCTTTAACAACAGAAAAAATACCAATCAAGTCAACAAAAATGTACAAATGCCATGAAAAGGACCACAGAAAAGTCTGTCCGTTCATTATCTGATGAAAGAACCAAAATCAACACTTATGGGTTTTAACACATATAAGGATGGTAGGTAAATTATGAGCTGGGCCGTTTTAAAGGTAATGTTTGCAGTTAAGTTGCATGTGACATAAATCAATGTGCCGTATTTGATAAGCCATATTGTATCACCCTTGACTTCTCCCGATCATTGTCTATTGTACAAAAGAGTGTTCAGGGCTGATAAAAAAAATCTCTCAATGGACTCACCTTCCTCCCTtgtctgtgttcttcttcttcttcttcccttTGCCTGCCGTCGGCGGTGGAGCAGCAGCGGGGGTCGGCCCAAACTCTGTTCATCTGTGGCGATGATGTAGTCGTAGAAGCCCTGGTGAACTGAGTGATGATGTGACACCTGAAGCAGGGAGGAAGGAAACATGATCAACACAAGGAAAGGGGATAACATGTTGTGGTTAATAATCTACTGTATGGCTTGAATGGCACTTTGATTTATTTGAAGGGTAGTTTCGGCTGACATGTTTGTTACTGTGTTTTAAATTGTACTCATTATTTTTATATCGGTGTTGAATGTAACGTTAACTAGGGGGCAAAGAAGCCCaacaaataatgtattcacAGTGCATGACATTCAGGATTTagggagatggccctgtgggccgtctaagctaatttacagatggccctgagcccaatagagattgcctgAAAAATGTGCGCAGACAAAATgacgcacgaagggtttggggggcctcccccaagaacatttagatttttgcaggtcttagatgctgtctggtgcattctctagactggattatagatgaaccaccacaatattatattgtacaatttcaattttattcttcatttcacttgtttgtttgttcttggtttggtgtttgctcgcttgcatgccctgccatagctataagaaacacttaagttgttggtcaagacacttccatctgatgaaggcaaatgccttcccagatgttaaaaaagtagaaaacatacattcagttataactgccaaaacaaacattatttacactcttATGGCCCctgtttaaaaatgtttgtaatgttatctactgtaagttggtcgaacgaatgcctcctcatccggaagctgaccgagcagacccgagcagcagtcgagaggagccgagcgcatccgcgaagcacaaaAATagcgacgtcagagttcccgttagccggcaaatctaaatctcttcggtcaaaatgtccggtcaaaataatttccctttagcgcaataccgcttcagttgcgcacTTATTGTGACaggacaagaagagtatgtgacagacaagaatagaccattctaatgtctaacacttaatgtggagaaagagatgtcctgtatgggttgattgtgcgttgatctgttggtaatgcctcggggttccggtgggcatgtaaacaaatgcataatgctgcgctatactttgtggcctcacccggttgcatagcgacacttattgtttaggtgtcttttaataagcaggtagtcctatcattagctagaactagctggatctgatcgatatggacataaacgcgagtgaagtctaatctgacgggagagagagatcagctgctgctgacgagtcgacacacagctctgcatgatcacatgcagcggtgagcggacaaaacacacacttcaggttagaatatcacacgtagctattttaattacctctaaaACTACCTACAATTGTTATAGATacgtttagttttactgtcgggtcacccattactgatccgcgagctgcatgatactggcataatagattgcccgatcgggcaaccagcaggtgaggcttcattgcccgagataaatactagatggccccgggccatcgggcagtccttaatgtcgagccctgattCATCTTTAATATCAAGCTTTGAATATAACTGAATGCTTGGAATAATATACTATTAACTGCAATTACTGAGATACCCGGCAACCCTTTTGTGACTCTTCAAATTACTTTTCAGATGTGTATTTGCCGGTAAAAACACAGTATAACTGAAGAGTGGTAGAAGAAGAATTCAAAACCTTACTCAAGTATCATcagcaaaatgtacttaaattatAAAAGTACTCATTGTGCGGCAATAGTGTTTTACTTATATTATATTTCTAGAATAATATTACAACCGATTGAATATGCATGATGCATTTTAATACTCTAGATATTTAGAGTTGTGCTACTTTATGAGAAGCATGTATCTCTAAAAAAACATTATCGGCCCAGAAAATAGCTTTGTATTTAGCTTTGGGACaatgtatttttgaaaaagacGATGTCGGACAACTTATCTAAATGCATGAAGAAATGTTTATCTTAAATATTCTAAATCTCCACATTtggagaaacatgtttttttcaatAGACGAAAAGGCTATACAAAATCATTAAGTTTAAACTAACTAGTAATTCTATTCTGCACTCTTCTCTCACCTGGACTGGACGGGCAGCTCAGAGTTCAGCACACAGGGCAGGAATACCAAACTGCTCCAGGAACAGTTTGAGTCTGTAGCTTCGGTCCACCGCTCCCACAAACACCAGCGTCTTCCCCTGAACCAGGCTCAGCTTCAGCAGCGTGTAGATGAGCAGGAACttatcctcctcctcacacttGAGGCCGTACTGCTGCAGCTGGCTGCTGTCGGGGAGCTGAGAGCCCTGGAGCTTCAGGATCACCTGGGAGAACACAGATACCGGGGTAAAGGACAAACCAGGAACACTTACAGCTTCTAATATGTATTTAACTTAATAAACTGTAAGCAGATAACTCAGACACACATGCAGCCTGTTTAATGCTATGATTTTGAATAAGACATTACAGGGTTGTGCAGCAGCAGCTCCTTTAAGGCCTGAACGTCTTCTGTGAGAGTAGCTGACATCAGGAACGACTGGTAGATCTTTGGCAAATGACTGGTTAAAACACACAAAAATATGATTATGTACATTTTAAGATAACAGAAATAGTGTAGAAGAACGTGTGGAAATGTTGCAAATGTCACACGTTTATTGTTATAATAACTGCCTGCCATGGCTTATTGCTTAATTAAACCACGTGCAGCTGCCTCAGGTAAGTGATTTAAAGTCAACTGTGTTCTCACCACAACAAGTTCTTCAGGTCTGCCTCGAAGCCAAAAGAGAAGAGCAGGTCGGCCTCATCTACCACCAGCATCTCAAGGGATGAATGCAGGACCAGGTTCTGGGCACTGAGGTGGGCGAGCACTCGTGACGGGGTCCCCACAACCACATCGGCTTCTCCATTAAGATAGGCCTGTTTAAACACAAAAGACATATTATATCTTATTACACTTGATACAGGAGAATACATTCTAAGGTATTAAAACTCCTCAACCAGACCTGACCTCTGTGCTGATAGGTCAGCTTTCCCCGTGATGTCGGCCACTCGGACGTCCCTGGAGCAGTACGCTGTTAACTGTCTCATCATGGCCTGAACCTGCTGACCCAGCTCTTTGGTTGGAACCAGGATCAGAGCTCTCACTTCCTGCTCTCTAACGCTctgaaaataacaacaaaacacaGAGTGAGCTGACCAAGGGACAAAAAGGAAAGCTGAAGGATATGCATCACAGAGAGAATATCTTTGGTTTTTAATATCCTGAAGTTGTTTTCTCACCTGTTTGGAGGCCAGGATGCGCTGGATGACGGGAATAGCGTAAGCAGCGGTCTTTCCTGATCCAGTCCTGGCTCGTGCTAGAAGGTCTTTCCCCTCCAGAGCCAGAGGGATCGCCTTCTCCTGGATCAGAGTGGGCTGGGACCACCCGAGATCTGCAACCGCCTAAATCATGAAAATAAGAACAAGGATTAATGTCATGCATTTTGATACAGTGATTTCAATAGATATGTGTGTTATTTTGTCAGCTCTGACATATAAATGTAGTTAGTGTAAATAACGGGGAAACGTTTTTTGGAGGTTAAGACCTTTTCACACTTGGGAACTGCCATTTTCACAGTTTTATCAAATGTTGCAAATCTACCTAAACAATGTGTGGAAACCCTTTTTCACCAATTAAAGGAACTGATTAAGTATGACTAACAGGTCTGTTTCAGGTAACAAATGTTATGCATCACAATAAGTCTATTTTATAGCTCTTTGATAgcataaatataaaatgaatgcattattattattgttttgcaACTACTTAGCCAACttaattttaaactgattacACACAGGTTTTAACACTTCTTTTTGGGTGATCAATAGACCTCAGGATATGAAACCTAATGTTAAAGTAAGCTCAGAGCAACACACATatctacatatatatatatatatatgaactaTCAGAGACACCATATATGTACAGGTTTTTTACATATTGACAGATATTGTGATTCCATTTTTTGGGGGATAATGACATTCTGGTATGGATTTACAGTATACGTCCTGagaaataaatagcctaatagtGGGAAGTGAACGTTTAATGCAAACAACAAAAAGAAGATCATGTAAACTCTACCGTGGATCTAAACACAAAGATAACAGTAATAAtagatttgtttaaaaaaaaaatgaaggaaAGGGTTTAGCCGTAAAACCCTTTCCTTCATATTTGTTCTAGTTCCCCATACACGAGACAAGTTAAAGCGACACACGGAACCTCTTGTAGTTATTTACGTCGCGTTGCCTTCACGTTTCTGCCGTTTTCCCTCTTAAAATAAAGGTTTACCGTTTTATCAACAGTCTATTTATGATTTACTGATAGTGTCAAACTGGTTTTTACCTTTAAGAGACGGTCGTCAAAGCCCATTTCATGAAAATGAAGCATTTCAGCAGCCATCTCTCCTCCTCACTACACCACACGTGCGTCGCAAGGTTCTGACGTCATGATGCCTTCACGTCCCTCCTCTAAAGCTCCAAATTCCCACTTTTCCTTCATATAATCTTGCTtcctttttttcttgttttttagtcaaacaaacatatatttaaGGTGGTAAGGTAACAcataaagaaaataataataataataataataacaagttAAATAgaatacattgaaatgtaaTTCAATTACATTTAATTGAAGCAATACTTAAAAACTATCACATCCTCACAATCACAACAAACATAGATTAAAATCAAAATCTGGATCTTTGCCaaagtacatttttttatttaaaataattgtTGCTTTGGTGtatttgtgcagaaaatatttttttaaaacgtaAAAATAGTAGAGAAAATTAGACAAATGCAAAATACAGTAGGATAATGGGAATTTTAATATCATAGGGATTATGTTGCTTAAATATGCAATGTACTTCTACAACCAGGGAAGATATGAATAATTCAAACAATTCACTGTTGAAAGGACGTTGTGGTGAGATTGTTTACTCCATTTTCTCCCTTATTTCCCTAATATGGCCAGTAGATGGCAACAAACGCAACCAATGACTCAATCTCTAACGTCACTAAGAATTGTATTAACAATTAAATGTAAAAATAGCCACGGTACATTCAGCctactgaaacacacacaccagaagAGCGTCCATAACACAGCATGGACGTGGCTTTGAATTAGCAGCCATGTTTTTGTAGTAGTTTGTTTTGAATAAGGACTTGTTGAGAAGATGGTGCTGAGGGAGCGGGGGCTGGAAATGAAGATGTCTGAGCTTCAGCAGCAGCCTTTCTCATCTTCCCATCCATCCTCCCAAAGCAAAAATAAAGAGTCAACATGGCCGCGGAGGCTCGCCCTGCAGCACCTCTGAGGCTGAATAAAACCACACACaggtaaataaaacaaacatgGAGGGTTCGTTGTGGGAAATACTGGGTGTTTTTTCCTCATTTTAATGGATTGTTCAATCACTACGACACATCCAGCCGAGTATTCCCCAAGATAAAGCCACAGGTTGTTACATAATCTAAAAATGATAATATTCTAACCCTAAAGGCTGTAATAATGTCCCTTTATTGGATCATATGTTAtacaagctctttattgtttatTCTTTAATATGTCACGGTTATTTCTCTATTGTTTTCAGATTAAATGGCGTTTATGTCCCGGTTCTCCCGGTCCAGGAGCAGCTCCAGGTCCCCGAACCGAAAATACACCGAGCGCGTGTCCCCGCTGCTGACCGTGTCCGAGCTGGAGAGGCTGCTGTGCACGGGCAAAACTGCCTGCAACCACACAGACGAAGTGTGGCCGAGACTTTACATTGGAGATCAGTGAGTGTACATCACCCTCACTTCATGATAACAGTGATGGAAGAACTCTATGTGCAAGTACAACTAGTGCCATCAAATAAATACTTTAGGAAAAAGTGTTTACTATTTTGAATACAAGTACAATTAAAACTATTTACAATGTGCCCATTgcaaataatacattacattattaaAGGCGTCACTTTAATCAGAGATGgcaaagtacacatcctttactcaagtagaagtacagatactcgtgtttaaaaatactctggtaaaagttgaagtactgactaaacttcttatctttactcaagtaaagtaaagaagtattgccttcaaatgtacttaagtataaAGCACATAACTACCAACCGTTTTATAGAGTAACTGGTAAGTGGACCTCACTTTATTTTAATAGAACATTAAAGATATTCTATTTCAAATtgtaataatgtcattgttagctaattactgttttcaACACTGAACAACCACCATTTAGAACACaagcaaagaaaaacaaagtggGGACAGGAAAAAAACGCCTAGGCCAAATTATATATTCAAGGGTGATTCTACCTCTTCTTGGACACACCAcattatagagaggcgaagtccctccctgtccgggggagctccatggggaccttatttcggaaaaattatgtattgaagtcaatggagagagaaagatcatctttcgatcccatttgaattgtgccacgaattgcacatatgatgtttgtcaatttaaaaataattgtacaaGTCACAAAAAATTAAATGTGtcctaaaactgtgaagtaacactttgtttgtgtgaaaccgctcaatggaactacatctcccatctcgcaccacacacaagacagccgtcacgttggcacatttcacttctttcttacagaatgaggcgaaaaagtattaaaagaggagaaaatcactacaagtctgggcatgttgagagctgtacatacacacaaggaaagtttagtcggttccgtaagagccagcatgcgggaccgggattctggtttgtagtctttctagttgcgttcattttcatagtcttatattctAACAGTTtcttttttacatggaaatgattttgtaagattgacaaacatcatatgtgtaattcgtggcacaattcaaacgggatcgaaagataatctttctctcccaattgacttcaatacataatttttcagaaataaggtcccataggtcggaagtagatgggcgggacttcgcctctctattatggtaatgatttttttttttttaaactgatttGATGTGAGTTATATGGTcaactttatttaaaatcaaataaTTAACGACTACAAGTACTAGTTATACTATTAATCTGAAACTGTAGATGAACTCTTAACAAAAGCTGTtgtatgtaatgtaatatgtttaTAATATACAGTGGTCCTAAATGTAGAATATTTCCCACGCAAATGTCGTGCAGTAGAAGTATTAAGtggcataaaatggaaatactcaagttcaAGTAGTTCAAAACAGTAAAGGTAGTGTCACACATGCTTAAGAAACTAATGCACGACATGAAAATGTAATGCATGCAATAATGCAGGCGCACAAAGAAGCTACTCCTGCAGCAGATGTTGGTCAAAACAAACTCTGCATATGCATCCTTTTTGCAAAAGGTCAGAGTCAACCCCAGAAAACATGACATACAGTCAGCCATGTAAGAGCAGAAGTTCTTGTCATGCAGGCAAGTTCAGGCAAGGAGAAGAAAAAAGGCCGGAAAGCTAAAGGGCGTTTGCCAGTCAGACAATCTGGCAGAGAGCTAGCGTACATAAACTTGTTGGCTGAGAGCCAGGGGGAGGAAATGGCGGGAAAGGGGTTACTGCAGGGCAGGAGGGAGTGGCAGGGTCTCATGAGAGTCAGTAACAGAAAAAAGAAACACCAGGAAGGTAACGAGCAGGCTGAAATTGGTACACACAGTTTAGAGTTTAATTTATCCTCAATTGATGAAGGTTCACTCACAATATCTTCCGTACATCAGTGTTGGgaagtttgttttgtttgtactGTGCTTCAATGTTATGCCACTTAATACTTCCACTTCATCACATCTCAGGGGGAATATTGTATGTTTTTAGTATTTGTTTATCAAACCGGCCGTCAAACTCTAACATCTGCACAAACCCAACTGCCTTTGTTTATGTCACATTTACAAGTCAGAGGATTTCACTTCATTACTTAAATGAAACTGATTGGGAGAGAAGTGAACAAAAAGCTGCAAAAAATGTCTTCTCTGCAGAGATATCGCATCAGACCGACGAGAGCTGGCCAAACTCCAGATTACACACATCCTCAACTGTGCCCAGAGCAAGTGGCGAGGCGGTGCCGAGTATTACGCTGGGATGAACATCACTTATCACGGCATCGAGGCTCATGATTCCCCCACCTTCGACATGAGCGTCAACTTCTATCCTGCTGCTGAGTTCATCCACAAAGCCCTCATCAATGGAGGTATTCTGAGAGTGCATCCTTTGTAAACCTCAACAACATGGAAATATGTGGATTTGTGTGTAGCCATGATTTCAGAAATGCTAGATCGAGAATCTAAaattataattaaaaacaatataaatttgaaaaacacaaaatgctCCAAATTGTTTTACAGTATATTTTTTGAAAGTCACAAGTCCCAGGCTTCTCCAGCAATGCACATTTTACACAGCACTAAATTAAAGCAAATATGTATGGATGGATTTCTGGTCTATAAAACTTAATTCAGACTAgcaatcatttttatttgttttactctTGTCTTCAGCAGACACCACACTGACATATCATCACTTTTTTTTAAGTTGAAGCAATGACTATGTCTCAACGAATTACCtaacaaaatgtatataaacACGTAAGAAACATATGGAACAGATTTAGGGTTTCATGTTGTTTGTGTGTTCAGGTAAGGTGCTGGTCCACTGCACAGTGGGAGTGAGCCGCTCGGCCACTCTGGTGCTGGCGTACCTGATGATCAGACAGAACCTGACGCTGGTGGAGGCCATCAAAACCGTGAAGGACCACAGAGGCGTCATCCCCAACCGAGGGTTCCTCCGCCAGCTCAACGGCCTGGACGGCATCCTGAGAGAGAGCCGTAAGACGTATCCACAGAGCTGAAAACACACTCAACTGATATCTGATATTGGTTTCGTCTGATTCATTTGAATTTTTAATtgatttatttaagtattttatATTGTTGTTCGTTTGTGTTTGAGCCGCTGAAAAACATCAACAGTGACATTTAATGTCTAAGGGAACTTTCAGCGCATTAATGAAGATCTCATTACGTCTACTTAGTCGAGTCAGTTTTATTGATTACAATACAACTTGGCTGTAAAGGGTCACAAGCAGGACAGTTTAGGAGCAACTATTCTCTTTTTATACCAGGGTAAAGTCCACTTTAATCAAACTTCAGACAATTCCACTCGAAACTGATGTTCTACTGCCACTGAACCTTCAAAAATGAAATCATAGCTAAACAGAATACAGGCTGCAGGAATCCATAGCAAATCTAATCCATGGTGCAATTTTTCTTATGTCAAGAAATGTCTTCAAATAACAATTATTACTGAAAGAagattaaataatcataatcatcTCACTGGTAGATTTGTTTTACAAAAAACAGTCACTTGTACTCATTTTATTACCAAAGTCCAAGCAGTCCAACCAACCACATGTACATTTCAACGATCCCATGTCGTTGTAGTAAATATAGACGTATAAAATACATAATTTCATTCACTGGAGACATTGAATAGTGTAGTTAGAAACTGTGTTAGAATAATATATGAGCAATGTTGATGTTTTAATAAGGGAAACTGTAGGTGGTTGTGTTATTTAATAAAATGCAGCAATTTATGTAAATGTTTTGGCAACTGGAAAGGAAGACAACCAATTTAATCATAATGAAGTATTTGCTAAATGATATACcacagaaaaaaacaacaaggacaaaataaataaacattaatagTACTTGTTTTGGTTTTAAATGAGGCATCTTTAATGTGAACTAGATCAATGGGAATCAGAGTATTGCCACTGGCTCTTAGAGCTCCTATTAGAATCATAAAGGTGATATTGTTCTATCACGCAAGAGAGCTAGTGTGCAGTGTTCACACTTAAAGTTTATGGTTGTGATTCAGGGTCCCAAACATTTAGTCCCTGGAAATACCACACCTGGTTTTTCAACATATGGGCTTCCCTGTCTTTTGTAATCAAAATGGAGGCTTAAACCTGTGATATCAGCCCTCAGTAAGAAGACTCTTGCTCATTATTCCCCATAGATTAAGCATTTGCAGGTCTTCCCTCTACTTGTGTTACATTCAGCAAGTGTCATTAAGTGCTCTGAACAGCTCACACACTAGCGCAGTTACTACCAGCAGTTATGTAGCCTGTCGATTATTGGACTCCAGTGTTGTCACAATCTGTACACAATTGTTAGCTGTGAGTTTGTGAATAGCGCATACAGTATACTATGATTTTCGTTCGAGTTCAATGTATTGTTTCAATCAAATAGTCACAGTCCTTCTTAATATTTGTATTAGATATCTGAATTTCATCCAGTAGAGATGGATGGACATCTACGAGATGAACATTACAGTCTGCAGTCTGGTTTATCACTCCTTAATCACTATAAGGGTGAATATTTAATATGCCTGCATTTAGAGGCACTGAGACTTGATGTGCAGTGGGAGAAAATACCACAAATGTGCCATTGCAAAAGCTACCAACTGCCTGGCTGTCAGGAGAGTTCAGTGTTCAGTGCTGTACGCGGCGAGTCTTACAAAGTCCGCTCTTTTGTCTTGTTATGTAGTGATGCCTGTGTTCTCATGTTAACGAAAAACAATCGAGGATCCAATGCTGACATTTAAACCAGCATTTCAAATACCCTCCAGTGTTTTGTGACTTGTGGTCTTCATTTGTGCTGTTTTAAAACCACCATGATGAAATGGAGTAAAGAGTTGTACTTTGCTCAACTCACAGGGAAAAACCCATGTAAACTAAAAGCTAATTAGTGGATTTGTACAGTCTGTGGGGGTATTAGGGCATAGTTTGAATGTTTTTTAATTAAGCTCATCGGATT comes from Pseudochaenichthys georgianus chromosome 12, fPseGeo1.2, whole genome shotgun sequence and encodes:
- the ddx56 gene encoding LOW QUALITY PROTEIN: probable ATP-dependent RNA helicase DDX56 (The sequence of the model RefSeq protein was modified relative to this genomic sequence to represent the inferred CDS: inserted 2 bases in 2 codons; deleted 4 bases in 3 codons), coding for MAAEMLHFHEMGFDDRLLKAVADLGWSQPTLIQEKAIPLALEGKDLLARARTGSGKTAAYAIPVIQRILASKQSVREQEVRALILVPTKELGQQVQAMMRQLTAYCSRDVRVADITGKADLSAQRPILMEKPXVVVGTPSRVLAHLSAQNLVLHSSLEMLVVDEADLLFSFGFEADLKNLLCHLPKIYQSFLMSATLTEDVQALKELLLHNPVILKLQGSQLPDSSQLQQYGLKCEEEDKFLLIYTLLKLSLVQGKTLVFVGAVDRSYRLKLFLEQFGIPACVLNSELPVQSRCHIITQFXQGFYDYIIATDEQSLGTPAAAPPPTAGKGKKKKKNTDKGGRAKDKEYGVSRGVDFQNVSNVINFDFPMTVESYIHRVGRTARADNPGTALSFISHTEMGVLSEVEDALTGDTSDCVLKPYEFKMDEIEGFRYRCRDAMRSVTKQAVKEARLKEIKQELLNSEKLKTYFEDNPRDLQLLRHDKDLHPAVIKPHLRNVPDYLIPETLKGVVNPLSSRRKKKKMLKSKPDGVIKSSFKNIQGKNPLKSFRYSAGRNRKDTPVKS
- the LOC117455913 gene encoding dual specificity protein phosphatase 26-like translates to MAFMSRFSRSRSSSRSPNRKYTERVSPLLTVSELERLLCTGKTACNHTDEVWPRLYIGDQDIASDRRELAKLQITHILNCAQSKWRGGAEYYAGMNITYHGIEAHDSPTFDMSVNFYPAAEFIHKALINGGKVLVHCTVGVSRSATLVLAYLMIRQNLTLVEAIKTVKDHRGVIPNRGFLRQLNGLDGILRESRKTYPQS